A stretch of the Papaver somniferum cultivar HN1 chromosome 6, ASM357369v1, whole genome shotgun sequence genome encodes the following:
- the LOC113288483 gene encoding protein trichome birefringence-like 13, protein MASRDQNSKKSTNLLNPKNLTCNNSFLFLTLLCFGSLYLLFSALKNSNKSFIYSIDKHANLEFKPPQSSSSTSASVCDYTKGSWIYDPYGITKRYDNTCKEIFKGWNCISGNKSNAYDIIKWRWQPNQCDLPQFDPIRFLKQFSNTNIGFVGDSLNRNMFVSLVCSLKQVSKEVKKWRPAGSDRGYTFLRYNLTVAYHRTNLLARYGRWQANENGGVLESLGYKEGFRVDVDVPDGTWAEAPSFHDILILNTGHWWWAPSKFDPIKSPMLFFEKGLPVIPPIRPDLGLDMVLSNMILYVEKAMRPGGIKFFRTQSPRHFEGGDWDQGGSCPRIKPISADKAEELFSLENNGTNVETRLVNQHLYRALETSSFQVLDITGLSELRADAHPSTAGGKKHVDCMHWCLPGITDTWNDLLMAYLSDM, encoded by the exons ATGGCTTCAAGAGATCAAAATTCCAAGAAGAGTACGAATCTCCTAAACCCAAAAAATCTCACCTGCAATAATTCCTTTCTCTTTCTCACATTACTCTGTTTCGGCTCTCTCTATTTACTTTTCTCAGCCCTCAAAAATTCAAATAAGAGTTTCATCTATTCCATTGATAAACACGCAAACCTAGAATTTAAACCACCACAATCATCTTCATCAACATCAGCGAGTGTATGTGATTATACAAAAGGTTCATGGATCTACGATCCATATGGGATTACGAAGCGATATGATAATACTTGTAAAGAGATCTtcaaaggctggaattgtatatCTGGTAATAAATCCAATGCTTATGATATCATTAAGTGGCGTTGGCAACCTAATCAGTGTGATCTTCCTCAATTTGATCCAATTAGGTTTCTCAAACAGTTTAGTAATACTAATATTG GATTTGTTGGGGATTCATTGAATAGGAATATGTTTGTTTCACTAGTATGTAGTTTGAAACAAGTTTCAAAAGAAGTGAAAAAATGGAGACCAGCTGGATCAGACCGTGGATATACATTTCTGAGATATAACCTTACAGTTGCGTATCATCGGACTAATCTTTTGGCGCGTTATGGTAG GTGGCAGGCTAATGAAAATGGTGGTGTGCTAGAGTCCCTTGGATATAAAGAAGGTTTCAGAGTTGATGTTGATGTTCCAGATGGCACATGGGCAGAGGCTCCAAGCTTCcatgatattcttatcttaaataCCGGCCACTG GTGGTGGGCACCTTCGAAGTTCGATCCAATAAAGTCCCCCATGCTTTTCTTTGAGAAAGGATTACCCGTGATACCTCCCATTCGTCCTGATCTTGGCCTAGATATGGTTCTAAGTAACATG ATTTTGTACGTGGAGAAAGCAATGCGACCAGGGGGGATCAAATTCTTCCGTACACAATCTCCTAGGCATTTTGAAGGAGGTGACTGGGATCAAGGTGGGTCATGTCCGCGTATAAAACCAATCTCGGCAGATAAG GCTGAAGAACTATTTTCCTTGGAGAACAATGGAACAAATGTGGAAACACGCTTGGTAAATCAACACCTGTACAGAGCGCTCGAAACGTCAAGTTTCCAAGTATTGGATATAACAGGATTGAGTGAGCTCAGAGCAGATGCTCATCCATCAACTGCTGGTGGGAAGAAACATGTGGATTGCATGCACTGGTGCTTACCAGGAATCACAGATACTTGGAATGACTTATTAATGGCATATCTTAGTGACATGTAA